One stretch of Oncorhynchus tshawytscha isolate Ot180627B linkage group LG19, Otsh_v2.0, whole genome shotgun sequence DNA includes these proteins:
- the rxfp3.3b gene encoding relaxin-3 receptor 1 codes for MQTALGDTWNHNISSYNRSSTDPDRFSSLEDIDMTADGSPALRIMISIVYSVVCAAGLVGNLLVVFLMKVRQGRKRSTIHYFVLNLAMTDFQFVLTLPFWAVDTALDFSWPFGNAMCKIILSVTVMNMYASVFFLTAMSVTRYWSVASALKDRTRHRYCSVRWVSAVLWVFATVATAPTAIFSNMTNIAGEKLCLLRFPEGQHWLALYHLQKIIIAFVFPMLIVTICYLMLLRFVRLRSMNNNHPKRSNRVTKSVTIVVLSFFLCWMPNHAITFWGVLVKFNVVNWDKSYYMVHTYVFPVTVCLAHANSCLNPVLYCLMRREFRKMLKDLFWRVSSPANSCQIRPFSATRKASVHGDTQIPLNVIDTDLCQLSIVNGQCDALAEDSQP; via the coding sequence ATGCAAACGGCACTGGGGGACACTTGGAACCATAACATCAGCTCTTATAACCGGTCCTCTACGGACCCAGACCGCTTCAGCAGCCTGGAGGACATAGATATGACCGCGGACGGCAGTCCAGCGCTTCGAATCATGATATCAATCGTGTATTCTGTGGTTTGCGCAGCGGGTTTGGTGGGGAATTTGTTAGTCGTTTTCTTAATGAAAGTGAGACAAGGAAGAAAAAGGTCCACCATACACTATTTTGTTCTTAATCTGGCCATGACGGACTTCCAGTTTGTCCTGACCCTGCCTTTCTGGGCTGTGGACACTGCTCTGGACTTCAGCTGGCCGTTTGGGAACGCGATGTGCAAGATCATTCTCTCCGTTACTGTTATGAACATGTACGCGAGTGTTTTCTTCCTCACTGCTATGAGTGTTACGCGCTACTGGTCCGTTGCCTCGGCTCTAAAGGACCGCACCAGACACAGATATTGTTCGGTGAGATGGGTAAGCGCAGTGCTATGGGTCTTTGCCACTGTGGCCACCGCTCCAACTGCTATTTTCTCCAATATGACAAACATCGCTGGGGAGAAGCTCTGCCTTTTGCGGTTCCCGGAGGGCCAGCACTGGCTGGCTTTATATCACTTACAAAAAATCATAATTGCCTTTGTTTTCCCCATGCTCATAGTAACAATTTGCTATTTGATGCTCCTACGATTCGTTCGCCTGAGGAGTATGAACAACAACCATCCTAAACGGAGTAACAGAGTCACTAAATCCGTTACCATTGTGGTTCTTTCATTCTTTTTGTGTTGGATGCCTAATCACGCCATCACTTTCTGGGGCGTCCTGGTCAAATTTAATGTGGTGAACTGGGACAAGTCTTATTATATGGTTCACACCTATGTTTTCCCTGTGACCGTGTGCCTGGCACATGCCAATAGTTGCTTGAACCCAGTTTTATATTGTCTCATGCGAAGAGAGTTCAGGAAAATGCTGAAGGATTTATTCTGGCGGGTTTCCTCACCTGCGAACAGCTGTCAAATACGTCCCTTTTCTGCAACTCGAAAAGCCTCTGTCCACGGTGACACACAAATACCTTTGAATGTCATAGACACCGACCTCTGTCAACTATCCATTGTAAATGGGCAATGTGACGCATTAGCGGAGGACAGCCAACCATAA
- the calml4b gene encoding calmodulin-like protein 4 — protein MAKFLTQDQINEFKECFSLYDKKHKGKIEAKDLIIVMRCLGVSPTFIEVDRHLQISKIDKCGELDFSTFLTIMHQQIQQEDPRAEILEAMRMTDKQKKGYILSSELRAKLTGLGEKLTDKEVDELLKETGVGSDGCVHYEEFAKTMTLPSTNC, from the exons AATTCAAGGAATGCTTTTCACTCTATGACAAGAAGCACAAGGGTAAAATTGAGGCCAAGGACCTGATTATAGTCATGCGCTGCCTGGGGGTCAGCCCCACTTTCATTGAGGTGGACAGACACCTGCAAATCTCCAAGATTG ATAAGTGTGGAGAGCTGGACTTCTCCACCTTCCTGACTATAATGCACCAGCAGATCCAGCAGGAGGACCCCAGAGCAGAGATTCTGGAGGCCATGAGGATGACGGACAAGCAGAAGAAGGGCTACATCCTGTCCTCGGAGCTCCGGGCCAAGCTCACCGGGCTGGGAGAGAAGCTCACTGATAAAGAAG TTGACGAGCTGCTGAAAGAGACTGGCGTGGGATCAGACGGATGTGTCCACTACGAGGAGTTTGCCAAAACAATGACCCTTCCTTCTACAAACTGCTGA